The Pectobacterium parmentieri genome segment GCAGGTGAAATCGTAACAACAGATTGATTATTGACGCACTCGTTGAATTACTCAACTGTCCTCGGTTTGGCGTGTTGCCGCCGTATCGCCGCCGCCCTGCAATGCGAAGAATTTAGGGTATAATGCGTTTTTAAGTCAGTGAGACAGTGAAAAACATGCAGTACCCGATTAATGAAATGTTCCAGACGTTACAGGGCGAAGGCTATTTTACCGGTGTTCCGGCGGTGTTTGTGCGGCTGCAAGGTTGCCCGGTAGGCTGTAGCTGGTGCGATACGAAACATACCTGGGACAAACTGGCAGAGCGGGAAACCTCATTGGATCTGGTGCTGGTAAAGACGGAAGAAAGTGATGCCTGGGGCGCGGCGAGTGCGGACGATATTCTGGCGCTGATGGTGCAGCAGGGTTACACGGCACGCCATATTGTGATTACTGGCGGCGAGCCCTGTATCCATGATTTGGCACCGCTGACGCTACAGTTGGAAAAACAGGGATTCAGTTGCCAGATCGAAACCAGCGGCACGCACGACGTGCGGTGTTCGCCCAAAACCTGGGT includes the following:
- the queE gene encoding 7-carboxy-7-deazaguanine synthase QueE; the protein is MQYPINEMFQTLQGEGYFTGVPAVFVRLQGCPVGCSWCDTKHTWDKLAERETSLDLVLVKTEESDAWGAASADDILALMVQQGYTARHIVITGGEPCIHDLAPLTLQLEKQGFSCQIETSGTHDVRCSPKTWVTVSPKVNMRGGMKVLDQALQRADEIKHPVARERDIEALDALLARLDDDKPRIVALQPISQKEDATKLCIATCIARNWRLSMQTHKYLNIA